One part of the Neisseria zalophi genome encodes these proteins:
- the gltB gene encoding glutamate synthase large subunit produces MNMLYDRSLEKENCGFGLIANIDGIQSHKVVRNAILGLSRMQHRGAILSDGKTGDGCGVSLQMPESFFRTVAEETGISLAQKFAVGQIFLPKDNEKAQEYIDIINEELTRETLSIAAWRDVPTNPSVLGSIALADMPQIKQVLVNAPSGWRTQDLQRRLFVTRRRIEKRIDHPDFYICSLSNQTIVYKGLCMPKDLPKFYLDLGDLRMQSAICLFHQRFSTNTQPRWKLAQPFRYLAHNGEINTISGNRAWARARAYKYHTPLIPDLQTAAPFVNESGSDSSSLDNMLEVFVSGGMDLFRAMRLLVPPAWQQNPDMDDDLRAFYDFNSMHMEPWDGPAGIVLSDGRYAACNLDRNGLRPARYVITQDRLITIASEVGIWDYAPDEVVEKGRVGPGQLLVIDTKNGKLLHSDEINNELRARHPYRTWLEKNVKRLIPFEQLPDNEVGEASMTADMLTVYQKQFLYDREELENIVRVLGEDGQEAVGSMGDDTSFAVLSERSRLTFDYFRQYFAQVTNPPIDPLREAHVMSLATSIGREMSVFFEAEGMSHRVNFKSPILLYSDMQQMLSLPQEYYKHTVLDATYAPEADLKDAIEALCDQAEQAAREGTVLLVVSDRNIAKDRQPIPSALAVGAIQNRLVNANLRCDANIIVETAETRNPHHFAVLIGLGATAVYPYLAYESLAHMVNTGVITKPLRVVMSNFRNGINKGLYKIMSKMGISCVSSYRCARLFEVVGMNSEIVDMCFPGITSRVEGASFTDLHEQISATRKRAWRRSQDVDAGGLLKFKPQGEYHAYNPDVVNTLQAAVNSGDYGKYRLYRDAVNNRPVTTIRDMLRLKTETATPISIDQVEPSENLYKRFDSAAMSIGALSPEAHESLAMAMNRLGGYSNSGEGGEDPKRYGTDKVSRIKQVASGRFGVTPAYLMSADVIQIKVAQGAKPGEGGQLPGDKVTPYIAQLRYAVPGSTLISPPPHHDIYSIEDLAQLIFDLKQINPKALISVKLVSLPGVGTIATGVAKAYADLITIAGYDGGTGASPLSSVKYCGSPWELGLAEAQQALVENNLRHKVRLQVDGGLKTGLDIVKAAILGAESFGFGTGPMVALGCRYLRICHLNNCATGIATQDDTLRSQHYHGTVDKAMNYFKFIAQDVREIMAELGVEKLTDLIGRTELLEIIEGKTSKQRGLDLNKLLYSPKVPDGSARYCMQNNTPFDKGRLNKEIMQTAQTALESGDSADMSFNISNLDRSVGATLSGLIAKQHGNRGQAGQEFNISLNGTAGQSLGVWLAGGVTLNLTGDANDYVGKGMAGGCIVIKPHIGVAFKAEDAAIAGNTCLYGATGGELFASGRAGERFAVRNSGALAVVEGIGDNGCEYMTGGVVTVLGKTGINFGAGMTGGFAYVLDVDGRFQGRINGELVEGLSIVDLPTHQEHLRGLIERHVELTHSRLGERILGDWENHVGKFVLVKPKANDVNALLGHKRRTVMELREVTA; encoded by the coding sequence ATGAATATGCTCTATGACCGTTCATTAGAAAAAGAAAATTGCGGCTTCGGTCTGATTGCCAATATTGATGGCATTCAAAGCCATAAAGTTGTCCGGAATGCCATTTTGGGGTTGTCGCGTATGCAACACCGTGGCGCAATTCTTTCCGATGGTAAAACCGGTGATGGTTGCGGCGTTTCTTTGCAAATGCCGGAATCATTTTTTCGCACTGTGGCAGAAGAGACAGGGATTTCATTGGCGCAAAAATTTGCCGTAGGGCAGATTTTCTTGCCGAAAGACAATGAAAAAGCACAAGAGTATATTGATATTATCAATGAAGAGCTGACTCGTGAAACTTTAAGTATAGCAGCATGGCGTGATGTGCCGACTAATCCTTCGGTATTGGGTTCGATTGCGTTGGCGGATATGCCTCAGATTAAGCAGGTGTTGGTAAATGCGCCGAGCGGTTGGCGTACTCAGGATTTACAACGCCGTTTATTTGTAACGCGTCGCCGTATTGAAAAACGTATTGACCATCCGGATTTTTATATCTGTAGTTTATCTAATCAAACCATTGTTTATAAAGGTTTGTGTATGCCGAAAGATTTGCCTAAGTTTTATTTGGACTTGGGCGACTTGCGTATGCAATCGGCTATCTGTCTTTTTCACCAACGCTTTTCTACGAATACTCAGCCACGCTGGAAACTGGCCCAGCCTTTCCGCTATTTGGCGCATAACGGTGAAATCAATACGATTTCCGGTAACCGTGCTTGGGCGCGTGCCCGTGCTTACAAATATCATACTCCGCTGATTCCTGATTTACAGACGGCTGCACCGTTTGTGAATGAAAGCGGTTCGGATTCCAGCTCGTTGGATAATATGTTGGAAGTCTTTGTAAGCGGCGGTATGGATTTATTCCGTGCCATGCGTCTGTTGGTGCCGCCTGCATGGCAGCAAAATCCGGATATGGATGATGATTTGCGTGCATTCTATGACTTTAACTCCATGCATATGGAGCCTTGGGACGGCCCGGCCGGTATCGTGCTTTCAGACGGCCGTTATGCTGCCTGTAACTTAGACCGTAATGGTTTGCGTCCTGCGCGTTATGTCATTACTCAAGATCGTTTGATTACAATTGCTTCGGAAGTCGGTATTTGGGATTACGCACCCGATGAGGTTGTGGAGAAAGGCCGTGTCGGTCCGGGTCAGTTATTGGTGATCGATACCAAAAACGGCAAGTTATTACATTCTGACGAAATTAATAATGAATTACGTGCCCGCCATCCGTATCGTACATGGTTAGAGAAAAACGTTAAACGTTTGATTCCTTTTGAGCAGTTGCCGGATAACGAAGTCGGTGAAGCCTCTATGACTGCGGATATGTTAACTGTCTATCAGAAGCAGTTTCTCTATGATCGTGAGGAGTTGGAAAATATTGTGCGCGTATTGGGCGAAGACGGTCAAGAAGCGGTTGGCTCAATGGGGGATGATACATCTTTTGCCGTCTTGTCTGAGCGTTCTAGGCTGACTTTTGATTATTTCCGCCAGTATTTTGCACAGGTTACCAACCCGCCGATTGATCCTTTGCGGGAGGCGCATGTGATGAGCCTTGCGACCAGTATCGGTAGGGAAATGAGTGTGTTTTTTGAAGCGGAAGGCATGTCACATCGTGTGAATTTCAAATCTCCGATATTGCTTTATTCGGATATGCAGCAAATGCTGTCTCTGCCCCAAGAGTATTATAAACATACTGTATTAGATGCTACCTATGCACCTGAAGCGGATTTGAAAGATGCCATCGAAGCATTGTGCGATCAGGCCGAACAGGCTGCGCGTGAAGGTACGGTATTGTTGGTGGTTTCCGATAGAAATATCGCCAAAGACCGCCAGCCGATACCGTCTGCGCTTGCAGTAGGCGCAATACAGAACCGGTTGGTTAACGCTAATTTGCGTTGTGATGCCAATATTATCGTAGAAACCGCTGAAACACGGAACCCGCATCATTTTGCCGTATTGATCGGGTTGGGTGCGACGGCCGTTTATCCTTATTTGGCTTATGAAAGCTTGGCGCACATGGTCAATACCGGTGTGATTACCAAGCCTTTGCGGGTCGTTATGTCTAATTTCCGTAACGGCATCAATAAAGGCCTGTATAAAATCATGTCGAAAATGGGTATTTCCTGCGTATCGTCTTATCGCTGTGCGCGTCTGTTTGAAGTGGTCGGCATGAACAGCGAAATTGTGGATATGTGTTTCCCCGGCATTACCAGCCGTGTGGAAGGTGCTTCGTTTACCGATTTGCATGAGCAAATTTCTGCTACCCGCAAACGGGCATGGCGCCGTAGCCAAGATGTTGATGCGGGCGGCTTGCTTAAATTCAAACCGCAGGGCGAATATCATGCTTACAATCCTGATGTGGTGAACACCTTACAGGCAGCGGTGAATAGTGGGGATTATGGTAAATACCGCCTTTACCGCGATGCTGTGAATAATCGTCCGGTAACCACCATTCGCGATATGTTGCGGTTAAAAACCGAAACTGCTACACCGATTTCGATTGATCAGGTTGAGCCGTCTGAAAATCTGTATAAGCGTTTTGACAGTGCCGCTATGTCTATCGGTGCATTAAGCCCTGAAGCGCATGAGTCTTTGGCCATGGCGATGAACCGTTTGGGCGGCTATTCCAACTCTGGTGAGGGTGGGGAAGATCCTAAACGTTACGGCACCGATAAAGTATCGCGTATCAAACAGGTTGCGTCCGGCCGTTTTGGTGTCACTCCGGCTTATCTGATGAGTGCCGATGTGATTCAGATTAAAGTGGCACAAGGGGCAAAACCGGGTGAGGGCGGTCAGCTGCCCGGTGATAAAGTAACCCCGTATATTGCGCAATTGCGCTATGCGGTGCCGGGTTCTACCTTGATTTCACCGCCGCCGCATCATGATATTTATTCGATTGAAGATTTGGCTCAGCTGATTTTCGATTTGAAACAAATCAATCCTAAAGCCTTGATTTCGGTGAAACTGGTTTCATTGCCCGGGGTCGGCACTATTGCTACCGGTGTGGCCAAAGCCTATGCCGATTTGATTACCATTGCCGGCTATGACGGCGGTACGGGTGCTTCGCCTTTATCTAGTGTGAAATACTGCGGTTCGCCATGGGAATTGGGTTTGGCAGAAGCGCAACAGGCATTGGTGGAAAATAACCTGCGCCATAAAGTCCGTTTACAGGTGGACGGTGGTTTAAAAACCGGCTTGGATATTGTCAAAGCCGCTATTCTCGGTGCGGAAAGCTTCGGTTTCGGTACCGGCCCGATGGTGGCATTAGGTTGCCGTTATCTGCGTATCTGCCATTTGAATAACTGCGCGACCGGTATCGCAACCCAAGATGATACCCTGCGTAGTCAGCATTATCACGGTACTGTTGATAAAGCGATGAATTATTTTAAATTTATTGCTCAAGATGTACGTGAGATTATGGCTGAACTCGGTGTGGAAAAACTCACCGACCTAATTGGCCGAACCGAACTTCTGGAAATTATCGAAGGGAAAACAAGCAAACAACGTGGTTTGGATTTAAATAAACTGTTGTATTCGCCAAAAGTACCGGATGGCAGTGCACGTTATTGTATGCAAAACAATACGCCGTTTGATAAAGGCCGTCTGAATAAAGAAATTATGCAGACCGCGCAAACAGCACTGGAGAGCGGCGATAGTGCTGATATGAGTTTTAATATTTCAAACCTTGACCGTTCGGTTGGTGCCACCTTATCCGGATTGATTGCCAAGCAACACGGCAACCGCGGACAAGCAGGGCAGGAATTCAATATCAGCTTGAACGGCACCGCCGGACAGAGTCTCGGCGTATGGCTTGCCGGTGGGGTAACTTTGAATTTGACCGGTGATGCCAACGACTATGTAGGCAAAGGTATGGCAGGCGGTTGTATTGTTATCAAGCCGCATATCGGTGTGGCCTTTAAAGCCGAAGATGCCGCTATTGCAGGCAATACCTGTCTTTATGGTGCAACCGGCGGCGAACTCTTTGCTTCGGGTCGTGCCGGCGAACGTTTTGCTGTGAGAAATTCAGGTGCCTTGGCGGTTGTGGAAGGCATTGGTGACAATGGTTGCGAATATATGACCGGCGGTGTGGTAACGGTATTGGGTAAAACCGGTATTAACTTCGGTGCGGGTATGACCGGCGGCTTTGCTTATGTGTTGGATGTGGATGGTCGTTTCCAAGGCCGTATCAACGGCGAATTGGTGGAAGGCTTGAGTATTGTTGATCTGCCTACCCATCAGGAGCATTTGCGCGGTTTGATTGAACGCCATGTCGAATTGACCCACAGCCGTCTTGGCGAGCGTATTCTTGGTGATTGGGAAAATCATGTCGGCAAATTCGTGTTGGTGAAACCCAAAGCCAACGATGTGAATGCCCTTCTAGGCCATAAACGGCGTACCGTTATGGAGCTTCGAGAAGTGACCGCATAA
- a CDS encoding FAD-dependent oxidoreductase → MSRENVYQFIDLPRVDPPKIPLDTRKTTFVEIYQSFTETQAQSQADRCLECGNPYCQSKCPLHNNIPNWLRLANEGRIIEAAELAHSTNSLPEVCGRVCPQDRLCEGDCTLNAEFGAVTIGNVEKYITEKAFEMGWKPQVRDVPKTGKKVAVVGSGPAGLGCADVLIRNGVDVTVFERQQEIGGLLTFGIPSFKLEKSVMSRRREMFSDMGVEFKLGVDIGKDIQLNDLVDEYDAVFLGVGTYQGMKAGIDGENAEGVYSALPFLIGNTQKLLNFDAPDYVSMEGRRVVVLGGGDTAMDCVRTSVRQGAAEVTCVYRRDAANMPGSKKEYTNAKEEGVGFQFNAQPVEIEAEPLAVHTNEAGRVCGIKIVKTRMGEADANGRRRAEIIEGSEEVIPCDAVIVAFGFAPHAMPWLADIGVNIDDKGRIAAQGSLKQQTANPKVFAGGDITRGSDLVVTAIAEGRDAAESMMDFLDV, encoded by the coding sequence ATGTCCCGCGAGAATGTATATCAATTTATCGATCTGCCGCGTGTTGACCCGCCTAAAATTCCCCTTGATACACGTAAAACAACATTTGTAGAAATTTATCAGTCATTTACCGAAACACAAGCGCAATCACAGGCGGATCGCTGCTTGGAGTGCGGTAATCCCTATTGCCAAAGTAAATGCCCTTTGCATAACAATATTCCAAACTGGCTGCGCCTTGCCAATGAAGGCCGTATTATTGAAGCTGCCGAACTGGCACATTCGACCAACAGTCTGCCGGAGGTTTGCGGCCGTGTATGCCCGCAAGACAGATTATGTGAAGGCGATTGCACGCTGAATGCAGAGTTTGGCGCGGTAACCATTGGTAATGTAGAAAAATACATTACCGAAAAAGCCTTTGAAATGGGTTGGAAACCGCAGGTTCGCGATGTACCCAAAACTGGTAAAAAAGTGGCGGTGGTCGGTTCCGGACCCGCAGGTTTGGGTTGTGCCGATGTGCTGATTAGAAACGGTGTGGATGTTACCGTTTTTGAACGTCAGCAGGAAATCGGCGGATTGCTCACCTTCGGTATCCCGTCGTTTAAGCTGGAAAAAAGCGTGATGAGCCGCCGCCGTGAGATGTTTAGTGATATGGGTGTTGAGTTCAAACTCGGCGTTGATATCGGTAAAGACATACAACTAAATGATTTGGTAGACGAATACGATGCGGTATTTTTAGGTGTCGGTACTTATCAGGGCATGAAAGCGGGTATTGATGGTGAAAATGCTGAGGGTGTATATTCTGCATTGCCGTTTTTAATCGGCAATACCCAAAAACTGCTTAATTTTGATGCGCCCGATTATGTCAGCATGGAAGGCAGGCGTGTGGTTGTATTGGGTGGCGGTGATACCGCGATGGACTGTGTACGTACATCTGTACGCCAAGGTGCTGCCGAAGTTACTTGTGTGTATCGTCGTGATGCGGCTAATATGCCGGGCAGTAAAAAAGAATATACCAATGCCAAAGAAGAGGGCGTGGGCTTTCAGTTTAATGCCCAACCAGTTGAAATAGAAGCTGAACCACTGGCTGTGCATACCAATGAAGCAGGCCGTGTTTGCGGTATTAAAATTGTCAAAACCCGTATGGGTGAAGCGGATGCGAATGGCCGCCGTCGTGCCGAAATCATCGAAGGCAGCGAAGAAGTGATTCCTTGTGATGCTGTTATCGTGGCATTCGGTTTTGCCCCTCACGCAATGCCGTGGCTGGCCGATATCGGTGTTAATATTGATGATAAAGGCCGTATTGCGGCACAGGGTAGTTTGAAACAGCAAACAGCCAATCCGAAAGTATTTGCCGGCGGCGATATTACGCGTGGTTCGGATTTGGTGGTAACCGCTATCGCCGAAGGGCGGGATGCGGCAGAAAGTATGATGGATTTTTTAGATGTATAG